The Sphingobacteriales bacterium genome includes a region encoding these proteins:
- a CDS encoding class I SAM-dependent methyltransferase, with translation MKEIQPIAIPGIHERFLPFFLKNIGNRRKVLDAGAGHGAMSRKLHELGFQVTALDFNKELYQCKEVPFVEADLTQSLPFPDASFEIIIAVEVWEHITCQQRFLQESMRVLKPGGLLFISTPNILSLKSRFRFLFTGFFYSFKPLEINLNDGLQHISSQSYDQIVWMASLSGFQLLETETDKKQNTSCALMIFYPFILLINILRKSSSRHNQKTLLLGRILFFRFIKPI, from the coding sequence ATGAAAGAAATTCAGCCTATTGCCATACCGGGTATTCATGAACGATTTCTGCCTTTTTTTCTGAAAAATATCGGGAACAGAAGAAAAGTGCTGGATGCGGGAGCCGGTCATGGTGCCATGAGCCGGAAACTTCATGAGTTGGGATTTCAGGTTACTGCTTTAGATTTCAACAAAGAATTATATCAATGCAAAGAAGTCCCGTTTGTGGAAGCAGATCTCACCCAATCATTGCCTTTCCCTGATGCTTCTTTTGAAATTATCATTGCCGTGGAGGTTTGGGAACACATTACCTGCCAGCAAAGGTTTTTACAGGAATCTATGCGGGTTTTAAAACCGGGCGGATTACTCTTTATCAGTACTCCCAATATTCTTTCACTGAAATCGAGGTTCCGCTTTTTATTCACCGGTTTTTTTTATAGTTTTAAACCTCTGGAAATCAACCTGAATGATGGGCTTCAGCATATATCCTCTCAAAGCTATGACCAGATTGTCTGGATGGCATCGCTATCCGGCTTTCAACTTCTGGAAACTGAAACAGACAAAAAACAGAACACTTCTTGTGCTTTGATGATTTTTTATCCTTTTATATTGTTAATCAATATTTTAAGAAAGAGTTCAAGCCGGCATAATCAAAAAACTCTCTTGCTGGGCAGAATACTGTTTTTCAGGTTTATCAAACCTATTTAA
- a CDS encoding glycoside hydrolase family 25 protein, which translates to MKRILLFIFFLVLITLLFFVFREKVKTKIFRVVHRYENYIYKDWRKSDINNNLEEVIGKYPDNIFGLDISGYQGKINWEKLGNIKENVPVSFIIIRATAGKNHQDKQFALNWQKVKEKGIIRGAYHYYRPNENSELQAKNFINHVNLEKGDLPPVVDLEEHSVVQSMTSLKKGLKNWCDIIEKEYGVKPIIYTSEKFYLSYLNSSTFNKYPLWIANHKNRPLLNNFLIWQFTSTGRVDGINTYVDINMLNGHNKKLSQYLIK; encoded by the coding sequence ATGAAAAGAATTCTGCTTTTTATATTCTTCCTTGTTTTAATCACACTTTTATTTTTTGTTTTTAGAGAGAAAGTTAAGACAAAGATATTCAGAGTAGTTCACAGGTATGAAAATTATATTTACAAGGATTGGAGAAAGAGTGATATAAATAACAACCTTGAGGAGGTAATCGGCAAATACCCGGATAATATTTTCGGCCTGGATATTTCAGGTTATCAGGGGAAGATTAATTGGGAAAAACTTGGAAATATAAAAGAAAATGTTCCTGTTTCATTTATCATTATCAGGGCAACAGCGGGGAAAAACCATCAGGATAAGCAATTTGCATTGAACTGGCAAAAAGTAAAGGAAAAAGGGATTATCAGAGGAGCTTATCATTATTATCGTCCGAATGAAAATTCGGAATTGCAGGCAAAAAATTTTATCAATCATGTCAATCTTGAAAAAGGAGACCTGCCACCTGTCGTGGATTTAGAAGAACACAGCGTGGTGCAAAGCATGACTTCTTTGAAAAAAGGATTAAAAAACTGGTGCGACATAATCGAAAAAGAATATGGAGTTAAACCGATAATCTATACAAGCGAAAAGTTTTATCTGAGTTACCTCAACAGCAGTACGTTTAACAAATACCCGCTATGGATAGCCAATCATAAAAACAGGCCTTTGCTGAATAATTTTCTAATCTGGCAGTTTACTTCAACGGGAAGGGTTGATGGGATCAATACATATGTGGATATCAACATGTTGAATGGCCACAATAAAAAGCTCAGTCAGTATCTGATTAAATAG
- the trxA gene encoding thioredoxin, with protein MEHLTKKTFVEKVFDFENNTEWKFNGDKPAIIDFYADWCGPCRAVAPVLEQLSKEYNGLIDFYKVDTESEAELAGVFGIRSIPSLLFCPKDGQPQMAMGALPKATFEQAFKEIFNISKPVAAN; from the coding sequence ATGGAACATTTAACCAAAAAAACTTTTGTTGAAAAAGTATTTGATTTCGAAAACAATACGGAATGGAAATTTAACGGGGACAAGCCAGCGATTATAGATTTTTATGCCGATTGGTGCGGACCTTGCCGTGCCGTAGCTCCCGTACTCGAACAGCTTTCGAAAGAATATAACGGACTGATTGACTTCTATAAAGTAGATACTGAAAGTGAAGCTGAGCTTGCCGGAGTTTTTGGTATCCGCAGCATTCCTTCTTTGCTTTTCTGCCCGAAAGACGGACAACCACAGATGGCAATGGGTGCTTTACCCAAGGCGACTTTTGAACAGGCTTTCAAGGAAATATTCAATATTTCGAAGCCGGTTGCTGCCAATTAA